A stretch of Bacillus pseudomycoides DNA encodes these proteins:
- a CDS encoding amino acid permease, which yields MRQIFQKKPIAKLMQESKQKTLARTLGALDLTMLGIGAIVGTGIFVLTGVVAAKHSGPAIILSFAIAALACAFAAFCYAEFASSVPVSGSVYTYTYATMGEVFAFLIGWDLMLEYLLATSAVANGWSAYFQSLLKGFGIHIPTILSSAPGTGKGGLIDLPAVIIILIMTALLSRGVRESARVNNIMVFIKIAVVLLFIFAGFNYVKPENWTPFMPFGLDGVMAGAATVFFAFIGFDAVSTAAEEVKRPQRDLPIGIIASLLICTILYIVVSLILTGIVPYGQLNISDPVAFALQFIGQDGLAGVISVGAITGITTVMLVMMYGQVRVSYAMSRDGLLPKRLAKVHPKFKTPFLNTWTTGIIAALISGLIDLNVLAHLVNMGTLSAFALVAVAVIVMRKTHPDLPRAFKAPLVPVLPALTVIFCLYLMLQLSGTAWMSFGIWMVIGVAVYFLYSRKHSVLNNKKDEEDVANL from the coding sequence ATGAGACAAATTTTTCAAAAAAAGCCGATTGCGAAATTAATGCAAGAAAGTAAACAGAAAACGTTAGCGAGAACTTTAGGGGCACTTGATTTAACAATGCTTGGGATTGGTGCTATTGTTGGGACCGGGATTTTTGTTCTTACTGGTGTTGTGGCAGCGAAACATTCTGGACCAGCTATCATTTTATCATTTGCTATAGCTGCATTAGCTTGTGCCTTTGCTGCATTCTGTTATGCAGAGTTTGCATCTTCTGTCCCGGTTTCAGGAAGCGTTTACACGTATACGTACGCGACGATGGGAGAGGTGTTTGCATTTTTAATTGGATGGGATTTAATGTTGGAATATTTATTAGCGACATCTGCGGTAGCCAACGGATGGTCTGCTTATTTCCAATCTTTGTTAAAGGGTTTTGGGATTCATATTCCGACCATTTTATCTTCTGCTCCTGGAACAGGAAAGGGTGGTCTTATCGATTTACCAGCTGTCATTATCATTTTAATTATGACTGCCCTTTTATCTAGAGGTGTACGTGAAAGTGCCCGCGTAAACAATATTATGGTTTTTATTAAGATAGCAGTTGTATTACTCTTTATCTTTGCTGGTTTTAATTATGTAAAGCCAGAAAACTGGACACCGTTTATGCCGTTTGGTCTTGATGGTGTAATGGCTGGGGCTGCAACAGTATTCTTTGCATTCATTGGATTTGATGCTGTATCGACAGCAGCGGAGGAGGTAAAACGTCCGCAACGTGATTTACCAATTGGCATTATAGCATCATTACTCATTTGTACTATTCTTTATATCGTTGTTTCACTTATTTTGACAGGGATTGTACCTTATGGTCAGCTGAATATTTCTGATCCGGTAGCTTTCGCACTTCAGTTTATTGGACAAGATGGTTTAGCGGGTGTTATCTCGGTAGGAGCAATTACAGGGATTACAACTGTAATGTTAGTTATGATGTATGGACAGGTTCGTGTTTCATATGCAATGAGTCGTGATGGGTTATTGCCGAAGCGTCTTGCAAAAGTTCATCCGAAATTTAAAACACCATTTTTAAATACATGGACAACAGGCATTATAGCAGCGCTTATTTCAGGTCTTATTGATTTAAATGTGCTAGCGCATCTTGTAAATATGGGGACATTATCCGCATTTGCACTTGTAGCTGTTGCTGTTATTGTAATGAGAAAAACACACCCGGATTTACCACGTGCTTTTAAAGCACCACTTGTACCAGTTTTACCTGCATTAACAGTTATCTTTTGTTTATATTTAATGCTTCAATTATCAGGAACTGCATGGATGAGTTTCGGCATTTGGATGGTGATTGGTGTAGCGGTTTATTTCTTATATAGTAGAAAGCATAGTGTTTTAAATAATAAAAAAGATGAGGAAGATGTAGCAAATTTATAG
- a CDS encoding MFS transporter has protein sequence MKQTWRELQAMDRNVWIRFIGETLNGIAMMMLMPFFALYLKDKVDSLLQVGIIMALSPIAASFGSLIGGRIADIYGRKPIMIISMASNAVLMLGFLFIEGFIPYAILSILLGLSNSLFHPAASAMVADVTAPEKRTEAYGLLRMGHNIGAAIGPIMGASVVVLSKNVVFIIASSTMLFYALLVLILIQETMPKTVLKEQKDKEKESGPVWKVVLRDKVLMIYLLAGIIISMGFSQTEGMLPLHFDNEMKEIFGKNNPYPYLMALNGLLVVLFQFQISKWATDKPVGRTMLYGAWLFGIGLFFIGWIPKWFGGLETSATVILITLLVVYAVYTLGEMIMSPVQMTFVANLAPEHLRGTYMGAASLQWITGNAFGPLLGGFLLDRLLGHLLFTILGVGCVVAGLVYISLDRLVEQRQKGTVVKQSS, from the coding sequence ATGAAACAGACATGGCGTGAGTTACAAGCGATGGATCGTAACGTATGGATCCGTTTTATAGGAGAAACATTAAATGGAATTGCAATGATGATGTTAATGCCATTTTTTGCACTGTATTTAAAAGATAAGGTAGATTCTTTATTACAAGTAGGGATTATTATGGCGCTTTCTCCGATTGCGGCAAGTTTTGGGTCTTTGATAGGGGGCAGGATTGCTGATATATATGGAAGAAAGCCAATTATGATCATTTCGATGGCGAGTAATGCGGTGTTGATGCTCGGTTTTTTATTTATAGAAGGATTTATACCTTATGCTATTTTGTCTATTCTTTTAGGGTTAAGTAATTCGCTATTTCATCCAGCGGCATCAGCGATGGTAGCGGATGTGACAGCACCTGAGAAGAGGACGGAAGCATACGGGTTATTACGAATGGGACATAATATCGGGGCAGCTATCGGACCGATTATGGGAGCTTCGGTAGTTGTTCTTTCAAAAAATGTAGTGTTTATTATTGCTTCATCCACAATGCTGTTTTATGCACTTCTTGTGTTAATACTTATTCAAGAAACCATGCCGAAAACTGTATTGAAAGAACAAAAGGATAAGGAAAAGGAATCAGGACCTGTCTGGAAAGTCGTTCTGCGAGATAAGGTGCTAATGATTTATTTGTTGGCAGGCATTATTATTTCCATGGGTTTTTCACAAACAGAAGGTATGCTCCCCCTCCATTTTGATAACGAGATGAAAGAAATATTTGGCAAAAACAACCCGTATCCATATTTAATGGCTTTAAATGGTTTACTAGTTGTCTTATTCCAATTTCAAATTTCAAAATGGGCAACAGATAAACCTGTTGGAAGGACGATGTTATATGGAGCCTGGTTATTTGGAATTGGGTTGTTTTTCATCGGGTGGATTCCAAAGTGGTTTGGTGGACTTGAGACAAGTGCTACGGTTATTTTAATAACATTACTAGTTGTCTATGCCGTATATACACTAGGCGAGATGATTATGTCGCCTGTGCAAATGACATTTGTGGCTAATTTAGCACCAGAACATTTACGCGGGACATATATGGGTGCAGCAAGTTTGCAATGGATTACAGGGAATGCATTTGGACCGCTCCTTGGAGGTTTTTTACTTGATCGATTGTTAGGGCATTTATTGTTTACGATATTAGGAGTGGGCTGTGTAGTAGCAGGTCTTGTATATATTTCTTTAGATCGCCTTGTAGAGCAAAGACAAAAAGGAACAGTAGTGAAACAATCTTCTTAA
- a CDS encoding D-alanine--D-alanine ligase, with protein MTKIKLGLLYGGKSAEHQVSLQTALAAIKALNQEKFEIHPIYITEQGQWMRGERIEGEVTSVQALQMNGEENAISPVALSTEIIPTASSNQGDAIDVIFPLLHGPNGEDGTVQGLLELMNIPYVGNGVLASAAGMDKVVMKNIFAEAGLNQAKYASFIRSVWEKNPQAAYDVVEEKLGYPCFVKPANLGSSVGINKCKDREELEKAFEEAFQFDRKIIVEENIVGREVEVGVLGNDEPKCSVVGEIVPKKEFYDYKSKYIDGDTALIIPAEITEEELATVQRDAIRAFQSLDGAGLTRADFFLTKDGEVYINEVNTMPGFTPFSMFPLLWQHTDLPYPKLIEELIRLAIERHEEKQKIKYTI; from the coding sequence TTGACGAAAATTAAATTAGGTTTATTATATGGTGGAAAATCAGCAGAGCATCAAGTTTCATTACAAACAGCTCTTGCTGCTATTAAAGCATTAAATCAAGAGAAATTCGAGATTCATCCAATTTATATTACAGAGCAAGGCCAGTGGATGCGTGGCGAACGCATTGAAGGTGAAGTAACAAGTGTGCAAGCATTGCAAATGAATGGAGAAGAAAATGCAATTTCTCCAGTAGCATTAAGTACAGAAATTATCCCAACTGCTTCTTCTAATCAAGGAGATGCAATTGATGTTATTTTCCCGCTGTTACACGGACCGAATGGTGAAGATGGAACAGTACAAGGGTTACTAGAATTAATGAATATCCCATACGTTGGTAACGGTGTATTAGCATCTGCAGCTGGTATGGATAAAGTTGTTATGAAAAATATCTTTGCTGAAGCAGGGTTGAATCAAGCTAAGTATGCATCTTTCATTCGCAGTGTATGGGAGAAAAATCCTCAAGCAGCTTATGATGTGGTAGAAGAAAAACTAGGGTACCCATGCTTTGTAAAACCAGCAAATCTTGGTTCAAGTGTTGGGATTAATAAATGTAAAGATCGTGAAGAATTAGAAAAAGCATTTGAGGAAGCATTCCAATTTGACCGCAAAATTATCGTAGAAGAAAACATTGTAGGTCGTGAAGTGGAAGTTGGCGTTTTAGGTAATGATGAGCCAAAATGTTCGGTTGTAGGCGAGATTGTACCGAAGAAAGAGTTTTATGATTATAAATCAAAATACATCGATGGTGATACAGCATTAATTATTCCAGCTGAAATTACAGAAGAAGAGTTAGCTACGGTTCAAAGAGATGCGATTCGTGCATTCCAGTCTTTAGATGGTGCGGGCTTAACAAGAGCTGATTTCTTCTTAACGAAAGATGGAGAAGTATACATTAATGAAGTAAATACAATGCCAGGATTTACGCCATTTAGTATGTTCCCATTATTATGGCAACATACAGACTTGCCGTATCCAAAATTAATTGAAGAGTTAATTCGTTTGGCAATTGAGCGTCACGAAGAAAAGCAAAAAATTAAATATACAATCTAA
- the murF gene encoding UDP-N-acetylmuramoyl-tripeptide--D-alanyl-D-alanine ligase: MIKRTLKQVEKMTNGTGLVEKYAEITVQGVSIDTRKIEKGNLYVPIQGDRFDGHSFVEKAIENGAVATLWKKDVQNPPTNIPVIFVEDTLKALQTLAKSYRDQLDVKVIGVTGSNGKTSTKDIVTSLLATKFKVQKTEGNFNNHIGLPLTILSLEENTEMAVLEMGMSSLGEIEFLSKLARPNAAIITNIGEAHLMDLGSRDAIAEAKLEIVSGLQDGGVFVYNGDEPLLTNRVPNMNLAAETVTFGDARANDYYPTSVTLQATGTHFKMNQAELVTFSLPVLGKHNVYNTLASMAIAKYFGVTWEEMKQGLLTLKMTGMRMEIVKTDSGLTIINDAYNASPTAMEAAFHLMNGLDGFSKKIVVLGDMLELGDQEVQFHYEVGKLIDPARISYVFTYGKLGAQIAEGAKINFSNERVKAYDNKEELVKELQSVIDVKDVVLVKASRGMRLEEVITMLK, translated from the coding sequence ATGATAAAGCGAACGTTAAAACAAGTAGAGAAAATGACGAATGGAACGGGTTTAGTAGAGAAATATGCCGAAATTACTGTACAAGGCGTATCGATCGATACACGAAAAATTGAAAAAGGTAATTTATATGTTCCGATTCAAGGTGATCGCTTTGATGGCCATTCTTTTGTAGAAAAAGCAATTGAAAATGGTGCTGTAGCTACGCTATGGAAAAAGGATGTACAAAATCCCCCTACGAATATACCGGTGATTTTTGTAGAAGATACACTTAAAGCGCTACAAACATTAGCGAAAAGCTATCGTGATCAGTTAGATGTAAAAGTTATAGGTGTAACAGGAAGTAACGGTAAAACGTCTACGAAGGACATTGTGACAAGCCTTCTTGCAACCAAATTCAAGGTTCAAAAAACAGAGGGTAACTTTAATAATCATATCGGTTTGCCACTTACTATTTTAAGCCTAGAAGAAAATACAGAAATGGCTGTATTAGAGATGGGAATGTCTAGCCTGGGTGAAATTGAATTTTTATCTAAGTTAGCTCGTCCGAATGCTGCGATCATTACAAATATCGGAGAGGCGCATTTAATGGATTTAGGATCTCGTGATGCGATTGCTGAGGCGAAACTCGAAATTGTTTCAGGATTACAGGATGGTGGCGTATTTGTATACAATGGTGATGAGCCGCTTTTAACAAATCGTGTTCCGAACATGAACCTAGCTGCTGAAACGGTTACATTTGGTGATGCAAGGGCAAATGATTATTATCCAACTTCTGTAACATTGCAGGCGACTGGCACTCATTTTAAGATGAACCAGGCAGAACTTGTTACATTTTCTCTGCCGGTCCTTGGAAAACATAATGTATATAATACATTGGCATCAATGGCAATTGCGAAATATTTTGGTGTAACGTGGGAAGAGATGAAACAAGGTCTATTAACGCTTAAAATGACAGGTATGCGTATGGAAATTGTAAAAACAGATAGTGGATTAACGATTATTAATGATGCATATAATGCAAGTCCAACAGCAATGGAAGCGGCGTTCCATTTAATGAATGGTTTAGATGGATTTTCGAAAAAAATTGTTGTTCTTGGAGATATGTTAGAACTTGGTGACCAAGAAGTACAATTTCACTATGAAGTGGGTAAATTAATCGATCCAGCTCGAATCTCTTATGTATTTACTTACGGTAAATTAGGAGCGCAAATTGCTGAAGGGGCAAAGATTAACTTTTCTAATGAACGTGTAAAAGCATATGACAATAAAGAAGAACTTGTGAAAGAGTTGCAATCAGTTATTGATGTGAAAGATGTGGTATTAGTAAAAGCATCTCGTGGAATGAGATTAGAAGAAGTTATTACGATGTTGAAATAA